The DNA segment TGAAAGACCGAGCCCCCGGTAAAGATCGATCACGCGCGTATCCAGATCGCAGCCTTCGCCGAGATCGCGGCTATGCAGTCCGTTTTGCGGCCCATGTACCGGGAAATGCAGGCACGGGATGCCATAGCTTTCGGCAAAGACCATGCCATGCAGGCTCGTCGAGACGATCCGCTCGCAGGCAAGGATCTCGTCGATCTTGCCCTTGATGGGGTCCATTCCGATCGGCGTTACGGTGTTGATGAGATGGATATCGCCGCGCAGGTGCTCGGGAATACCGTAGCGCAAAAGCTCCGGCCGGATATGAGGCTCCGGATCGCGGTCGGAAAGCTCCGAGAGATGAACGATGACGCCGAGCTTCCATTTCTTCACGGGCGCCGGATTGTAAAAACGCGGAAGCAGCCAGACGGGATCGCCATAGACCCCGACCGATCCTTCCGGCCGCCCCGTCAGAAGCTGTTCCGAATAGGGGCCTCGCGTCGCTGCAACGTGAAAGCCTTTTTCGCCGGCAACGCTGAAGAGGCGGCGATCCTCGACTGGAGCGCTCGGATTTTCCCACAGCGACGCGCCTGTCCCCCAAAACCAGACCTCGCCACCGGCAAAGCCATGGCCGATCGTGCCGACGCAGGCCATGCGCAGCGATTGCGACTGGGATGGAATACGCTCAATATCGCGCCCCGACAGAAGCGCCACCATGACAGCACTCAGCGCATCGCCCACATTCAGATAATCCATCGTGGACGTGGACCCGGCCCAGGACAAGGGAACCTTGCCATGACGGCGGGCATAGCGTGCCAGAGGATTGGACTTCTTGCCGGATGCACGATCCACCAGCGCGTTAAAAATCGATCTCACCGGAAAGTCCTTTGCACAATGATCCGCAACTGCCAGCCAATATACAAAAGCAGGACGCCTGAACAGTTCATTCGCACATACGCATAAATGGCGGACGGATTGACCCTCTTGCGGAAAATCCTGATGATTTGAGCGGGAGGAAATGGTGCTGCTAGAGAGATTTGAACTCTCGGCCTCTCCCTTACCAAGGGAGTGCTCTACCCCTGAGCTATAGCAGCATCGTGCGGTCGGATCAGTGTTTGTCCGGCGCGAGCGAGGGCCTATTGCCATAGCTTGTTGCGGAGCGCAAGCCGCAAAGCGAAGTTTTCATGGGATGACACGGCCGAAAACCGTGGCACCCTTCCGGAGCGCTTGGTTTTGCGGTATTTGAGCGGTCATGCAAGATAACAACGATCAGACACGCAAGGGCGTTGCGGCAAATGCTGGCTCTCGCCAGCATGAACAGGGCGCGCAGGAACAGGGAAAGCCGGAGCCTGCTAAGCTGGAGCCGGGCAAGCTCGAACCTGGGCACGAAGCGGAGCGGCAGGCGGAGGCGCGGCGCGAGCGGGCGGCCAAGACCCTGCGCGACAATCTCATGCGGCGCAAGCAGCAGGGACGGGCGCGCCGCGCCGGGGCGGCCGATGAAACATCCGGCCTGCCTGCCGCAAAAACGGACGAATCTGCGGACTAGACTGCGCCAACACCATCGAGCGGATCCGGGGGCGGGTTGCGATGGTCAGCCATGTCCTTCCCGCAACCCCGATGCGTCATCCAACCTGATGAATCATCACCACGAAGACCAGTCATGACGGGTATTACCGCTGCCTCCCTTAGGATGCGCTTTAATATCAGCTCAATTTGCTTCTCATTTCACGGGGCTTCCTTTATGGAGGCGCCAATCTCTTTACGTTCGGACTATCAGGAAAGGCGGGCAGCGTCCCGTAAGGTACCCTATGGATCGCATTAGAATCACCGGCGGCAACGAGCTGCGCGGCATCATCCCGATTTCCGGCGCCAAGAATGCAGCGCTTCCGCTGATGATCGCCTCGCTTTTGACCGATGACACGCTGACGCTCGAAAACGTGCCGCATCTGGCCGATGTCGAGCAGCTGATCCGCATCCTGGGCAATCATGGCGCCGACATTTCCGTCAATGGCCGCCGCGAGCGCCAGGGCGAAGGCTATTCCCGCACCATCCATTTCACCTCGCGCAATATTGTCGATACGACGGCCCCTTACGAGCTGGTCTCCAAGATGCGCGCCAGCTTCTGGGTCATCGGCCCGCTTCTTGCTCGTGAAGGCAAGGCCCGCGTCTCGCTTCCGGGCGGCTGCGCCATCGGCACGCGGCCGGTCGATCTGTTCATCGAGGGCCTGACGGCGCTCGGCGCCAACATCGAAATCGATAGCGGCTATATCAATGCCACGGCGCCGAAGGGCGGCCTCGTCGGCGCGCGCTACGTCTTCCCGAAGGTTTCGGTCGGCGCCACCCATGTGATGATGATGGCGGCAACGCTGGCCAATGGCACGACGACAATCGGCAATGCCGCGCGCGAGCCGGAAGTGGTCGATCTCGCCAATTGCCTGAACGCCATGGGCGCCAAGGTCACCGGTGCCGGCACCTCGACGATCACCATCGAGGGCGTCACCTCGCTGTCGGGTGCGCGCCACCGCGTTCTGCCCGACCGGATCGAGACCGGCACCTATGCCATGGCCGTTGCCATGACCGGCGGCGACGTCGTGCTCGAGGGCACCAATGCCAAGCTGCTCGACACGGCGATCGAAGCCGTCCGCCGCGCCGGTGCCGAAATCACCGAAACCGAGAGCGGCCTTCGGGTGGTGCGCAATGGCGGCGGCATCAAGCCGGTGGATGTGGTGACCGACCCCTTCCCCGGCTTCCCGACCGACCTGCAGGCACAGTTCATGGGCCTGATGACCAAGGCAGCCGGCACCTCGCATATTACCGAGACGATCTTTGAAAACCGCTTCATGCACGTGCAGGAACTGGCTCGTCTTGGCGCCAAGATCACGCTGTCTGGCCAGACCGCGAAGATCGAGGGTGTTGACCGCCTGAAGGGTGCGCCTGTGATGGCGACGGACCTGCGCGCTTCCGTATCGCTGGTGATTGCGGGTCTTGCGGCCGAAGGCGAAACCATGGTGTCGCGCGTCTATCATCTCGATCGCGGTTTCGAGCGGCTGGAAGAAAAGCTCAACAATTGCGGCGCCCAGGTGGAGCGCGTCAGCGACTGATGCGAAGCCGCGCATCCGCGCATGCTGTTGCGGATTCGATGCCGGCGTCCTATGTCCTGTGTCATGATGATGGCAGCTTGCGCTGCGCAGGCAAGGGATGAGTGGCATGGATGTTTTGAAGCTGATGGCGCTGGATCAGGAAGACTTGGAGATCGTATCCGCCCATGTGCAGGATGCGGTCTTTAAGGTTTCCGGGCTGGATTACGCGCCGCGCTCCAGGCAGCTGTCGCTGGTGATCAACCGCTTCGTCTGGGAAACTGCGGAGGGCCGCGGCAAGTCGTTCGAGCGCCGCCGCAGCCTTCTCGCCTTCAAACGGGTGACCGCCGTCCGCTCCATCGGTTTCGACCGCAAGGACGACGACAAGGTTCTATCGCTGCTTGCCGTCCAGTTCGAGCAGACTGGCGAAGGGCCGGATGGGACCGTCGAGTTCATCCTGTCGGGCGAAGCCTCGATCATGCTCGATGTGGAATGTATCGAGGTTCAGCTTGCAGATACCGGCGGCGCATGGGAAACCGGTTTCAAGCCGCGCCATCCAGCCGGCGCCTGATATCCTGACCCCTCGCGGCCTCAAACGGCCGAGCATCGTTGCCGACCATCCATAAGGACGTTTTCATTGGCTATCCGTCTCGACTATCTGAACCCCGGCTTTGAAGCCGAGTTTGCAGCCTTTCTGACGACCAAGCGGGAAGTGTCCGAGGACGTTAATACCGTCGTCAAGGCGATCATCGATGATGTGCGCCTGCGCGGCGATGCGGCACTTGCCGATTATACCCGAAAGTTCGACGGCCTTGATTTTTCCGTGACCGGCATGGCCGTGACGGCAGACGAGATCGACGCGGCCATCAATGCCGTGCCATCCGAAGTGCTGGGCGCGCTGAAAGTCGCTGCCGTGCGCATCGAGGCGCATCATGCCCGCCAGCGGCCGAAGGACGATATCTACGAGGACTCGATGGGGGTCGGGCTTGGATCGCGCTGG comes from the Pararhizobium qamdonense genome and includes:
- a CDS encoding polysaccharide pyruvyl transferase family protein, producing MRSIFNALVDRASGKKSNPLARYARRHGKVPLSWAGSTSTMDYLNVGDALSAVMVALLSGRDIERIPSQSQSLRMACVGTIGHGFAGGEVWFWGTGASLWENPSAPVEDRRLFSVAGEKGFHVAATRGPYSEQLLTGRPEGSVGVYGDPVWLLPRFYNPAPVKKWKLGVIVHLSELSDRDPEPHIRPELLRYGIPEHLRGDIHLINTVTPIGMDPIKGKIDEILACERIVSTSLHGMVFAESYGIPCLHFPVHGPQNGLHSRDLGEGCDLDTRVIDLYRGLGLSKLPVYTQAHREPTNWEDLMAAIDRAWVEKAFDAEKLINAFPLDLEPLQAPQGKTIWDHPVLQALVLQHDVNELRRLDKLRAG
- the murA gene encoding UDP-N-acetylglucosamine 1-carboxyvinyltransferase, which produces MDRIRITGGNELRGIIPISGAKNAALPLMIASLLTDDTLTLENVPHLADVEQLIRILGNHGADISVNGRRERQGEGYSRTIHFTSRNIVDTTAPYELVSKMRASFWVIGPLLAREGKARVSLPGGCAIGTRPVDLFIEGLTALGANIEIDSGYINATAPKGGLVGARYVFPKVSVGATHVMMMAATLANGTTTIGNAAREPEVVDLANCLNAMGAKVTGAGTSTITIEGVTSLSGARHRVLPDRIETGTYAMAVAMTGGDVVLEGTNAKLLDTAIEAVRRAGAEITETESGLRVVRNGGGIKPVDVVTDPFPGFPTDLQAQFMGLMTKAAGTSHITETIFENRFMHVQELARLGAKITLSGQTAKIEGVDRLKGAPVMATDLRASVSLVIAGLAAEGETMVSRVYHLDRGFERLEEKLNNCGAQVERVSD
- a CDS encoding DUF2948 family protein, which translates into the protein MDVLKLMALDQEDLEIVSAHVQDAVFKVSGLDYAPRSRQLSLVINRFVWETAEGRGKSFERRRSLLAFKRVTAVRSIGFDRKDDDKVLSLLAVQFEQTGEGPDGTVEFILSGEASIMLDVECIEVQLADTGGAWETGFKPRHPAGA